One genomic segment of Coffea arabica cultivar ET-39 chromosome 6e, Coffea Arabica ET-39 HiFi, whole genome shotgun sequence includes these proteins:
- the LOC140009817 gene encoding uncharacterized protein, protein MAPYKALYGQNCRSPICWDEIGERKILDPTAVSWIEEAREKVKLIRQIIQTAQSRQKSYADNRRKDLEFVIHNIFHVSILKKYHPDPSHVLQPENIEIDETLTYEERPIKLLDRKVKELRNKQIPLVKVLWKNHGLKEATWEVEE, encoded by the exons atggctccgtataaAGCGCTTTATGGTCAAAACTGTAGatctccaatttgttgggatgaaataggtgaacgaAAGATTTTAGACCCCACTGCAgtgtcttggattgaggaggcacGAGAAAAGGTGAAGTTGATACGCCAGATAATTCAAACCGCACAGAGTCGTCAGAAGAGCTATGCAGATAATAGAAGGAAGGATTTAGAGTTTGTG ATCCACAATATTTTTCACGTATCGATactcaagaaatatcatccagatcCGTCTcatgtattgcaaccggagaatattgagattgatgagacaTTGACTTATGAGGAGAGACCGATAAAGCTTCTAGATCGtaaggtgaaagaattgaggaaTAAGCAAATTCCATTGGTGAAAGTCCTATGGAAGAACCACGGACtaaaggaagcaacttgggaagtaGAAGAATAA